The DNA segment CCCGCTTCCCCTACACGCCTGACCGGCCGCTCGTCTGTTCGACCCTCCTCCTATACCGGATCGCCCTGGCCAGTAGGGCAATTTTCGGAAACCCCCTGTCACCGCGTGCCGTGACCGCTCTACCATGTGTTCCTCCATAGCAGGGTCCCCTCCGTTTCTGCCCGCGGCCCGCGTCCCAGCAGGCCCCACGCCCTATGGAGCATCGGGGGAAGCACATGAACAGCGCTCCACACCTGCTCACCGAGGACCGCCGGGAGTACGAGCGGATCCTCGACGAAGCGCTGCGCGCCCAACGCCAGGACCTCACCATGGCCGGCGGAGCGCTCACCGCCGGGCAGCTCCGCACCATGGCACTCGACGCGACGGCCCTCATAACGGCCGCGGCCGCCGTGGAGTACCAGCACTACGTAAGAGCCCGCAGCGAGTTGCGCGCCCCGGCGCGCGCCACCCGGGCGCCCCGTCCGGCAGGTGTGCGCCGCGGCGCGGGCCAGGACAGAGGCGCGTTGGGCGACTTCACACGCGCCGGAGCCGAGCCCGGCGAACCCGCCAGCGCGGGCCTGACCGCGGTCCTCGCGGTGCTCGCGCCGCTGCTGGCCGGAGCCGCGGCGCTGATCTTCCTGCTGGTCGGCTACGCGCTGAAGCTGGTGGGCCCCGAACCCGCGTTCGCGCAGACGCTGCGCACGACAGGGTGGGTGTTCGCCGCGATCACCGCGGCGGCCATCTCCTTCGCCACGGCCGGCCTGCTGCTGACCGCGCTGCGCAACGGCTCGACGTCCCTGCGCGCGGCGGACCGCGACCAGCTCGACGAGAACGTGCGCCGCACCCGCGAGGCCTGGCACCGGGCCCTGCTGGAACGCGGCATCCGCCCCTTCCTCCAGGAGGCCTTGCAGGAACGGCGCCCCGCGGTGGCCGGCGAGGCGGAGCACGCGGCGGTGGAGCACACAGGCCGCATGCCCCACCTCGGCTACCACCGCCCCGGCTTCAGCAGCCCCGAGAGCGGCACCACCGCCGCCCGCCCCCGCTACAGCAGCCCCGATTTCACCAGCCCCGACTACGGGGGGCCGGAGCACCAGCCGGAGTGAGACGGGGACCGGCGGCGCGGTCGGGCCCCTGCCCGAGCGCGGCGCTCACGTGTGGACAGAGCCCCTGGTCGGGCACGGACAGAGCTCCTGGTCGGGTGCGGGCAGCACCCCTGGTCGGGTGCGAGCAGAACCCCTGGTCACGTACGAACAGAACCGCTGCTCAGGTGCAGACGGACTCCCTGCTCAGGTACGGACGGACTCCGTGCTCAGGCCTGGATGAACGCCATCAGGTCGGTGTTGAACCTGTCCGCGAACGGCGGCACCATCGTCAGACCGTGCGGAGCGCCCGGGTAGACCTTGTAGTCGACGTCCTTGACGATCCCCGAGGACTTGTTGCCCGCGGCCACGATCGGCACGATCTGGTCGTCGTCGCCGTGCACGATCAACGTGGGCATGTCGAAGTCCCTCAGGTCCTCTGTGAGGTCGGTCTCCGAGAAGGCCTTCACGCAGTCGTACGCGCTCTTCATGCCCACCTCCATGGACCACCGCCAGAACGCGTCGCGGATGCCCTGGGAGACGTGCGAACCGGAGCGGTTGGCGCCGAAGAAGTTGGCGCTCAGGTCCTCGTAGAACTGCGAGCGGTCCGTCAGGATGCCGTTGCGGATGTCGTCGAAGACATCTATCGGCAGCCCGTCCGGGTTGTCGTCCGTCTTCAGCATCAGCGGGGGGATGGCGCTGAGGAGGACGGTCTTGGCGACCCGGTCGCTCCCGTGGCGCCCGATGTAGCGCGTCACCTCGCCGCCGCCCGTGGAGTGCCCGACGAGGATGACATCGTGCAGGTCGAGCGCCTCGATGAGCTGTGCCAGGTCGTCGGCGTAGGTGTCCAGGTCGTTGCCCTCCCACGTCTGGCTCGAACGCCCGCCGCCGCGGCGGTCGTGCGCGATGGCGCGGTATCCGTTCTCCGCGACCATCATGAGTTGCGGATCCCAGGCGTCGCCGTTCAGCGGCCAGCCGTGGCTGAACACGACCGGCTGGCCGGATCCCCACTCCTTGTAGAAGATCTGCGTACCGTCCTTGGTCGCGACGAAAGGCATGGTGCGGTTCCTTTCGGTGATGTCTCGTGATGTCCCGGTGATGTTTCTCGTGATGTTTCTCGCGATGCTCCGGTGAGGTCCCGGTGAGGTGTGCCGCGGACCGCCGGCGAGCACTCTCCGCGCACGGGCCCAGCGACACGTACGATCACAAAGATGCACATCTGCGCCTTTTTCCCGGCTGACCTCTAATCCGGACCTGAAACACCGAACCCCGATGCAGAATGCCGGCTCGGGACTTCCGGCTCGGAACTTGTGGAGCGCCTCCGCGCGGTGTTAGTCCAAGGGCATGGCCGTCCTCGGAACCGGGATGCGTGCGGGCATCGTCGCCGGTGTGCTCAGCGGCGTGCCCTCGACGGTGCACGCTCTGGCCACGCGGCGTGATCCGCTGGAAGCGACCCGCGCGGCCGGATCGCTCTTGCTGCCGGATGAGGTCCGCTCGGTGCGGCTGCTCGCCGCCGCGGTCCCCGTCCACTTCGGGATCAGCGTCGGCTGGGGCGTGGCGCTCGCGGCCGTGCTGCCGCGACGGGCGACCACCGCGTGGGGCGCGCTCGCCGGCCTCGCCATCGCCGGGCTCGACCTCGGCGTGCCGGGCAGGCGTACCGCCCGGGTCCGCGAGCTGCCGCGGTGGCCGCAGGTGGCGGACCATCTCGCCTACGGCGTGATCGCCGCCGCGTGGGTGGCCGCCTCCCGCCACCGAACGCAGGGTGCTCGATAAGGCCCTCCGCTCACGCAGGCAGTCTGCGTCCTCCACCATCAGCGGAGGGCGCCTTGGGTATCCGGACGGGTCCGCCCGTTGGCATCGCGCTCACGTTGATGCTTCCGCCGAGCGAGCCGTCGACGCCGGGCAAGTTGTCGACACCAAGCGGGCTTTCGGCGGCTCCAGGTGAACGTGCGGGCAAGGTGTCCCACGCCCGTTGCCGTGGCCGGGTGGCCAAAGGTGGTATTCGGATCACCCATACAGCCCCAGACATGTGATCTTCATCTTTTTCGGGCGATACCGGCGCATAGCTTGGCCACAGCCGGCGCCGGTTCGGCATCACGTGCACTTCAGGAGGTCTTCGTGTCAGATATCGCGGTACAGGGAACACCGGAACGGGGGCCACCGGGCGACGTCACGGCGGTGAGCGCAGATGGGGGAGGGTCGTGCGGGCCTGGGTGGGATCGGCGGTACTCGCCGGCCTGGCGGTCCCGCTCGCCGTGGCATCGCCCGCCACCGCGCAAGGCAAGCCTGCGCACGACGACCCTGCCCGCGCCTACGTCGCCAACGTGGACACCGACACCGTGTCGGTGATCGACACCAGGACCAACACCGTCACCACCACCATCACCGGCGTCAACGCGCCCGCCGGTCTCGCCATCACCCCGCGAAGCGCCGCCGCACCGAGGAAGCCGAAGAGCGCGACTTCGTCCTGAACGACCGCAGGCAGTCGATCCTGCGACCGAGGGACGGACGCCACGGTGACCTCGCCGGTACACCGGCGGATCCCGGCGACGTTCGCACCGGCTGCGGCGCCACCGCCGTGGGAGCGTTCGGCCTCGACGTTCGCCGGCAGAGCGCTGGTCCGGGACCCCGAGGGATCCCGGACCGACGCTCGCATGGACCTGGACCTGGACCTGGATCTGGACCTGCGCCTGTACTTGGACCTGGTCCGCCAACGCAGGTGCACGCCCCACCGACCACTGCGACACGGCCACCTCCCGTCGCTCAAGCACACGCTTCAGCAGCTTCTCAAGCAGTTCCCGGCGGAATATCTGCTCTGCGATGAGACAGATGGGGAAGGGGAAGGAAATGACGGCTGAGTTATCACGGCACCATACGGCTGACGGGGAAGGTGTTGATGCAGCCGGGTCGTGGAAGGAGGTCCTGCGCGGGCGACGCGGACGGCTCATAGCAGGACTACTGGCGCTTGAACTGGCCGCAGCGATACAGGGTTTGGCTGTCTCCACCCTTCTTCCGGTGATCACCAAGGATCTTGGTGGAGATCACTACTTCGGTTGGGCCGCAGGGGCCGGCACTCTCGCGACACTGACGATGATTCCTCTCGGCGCTGCTCTCGCCGAGCGCATCGGACGCCGCTGGCTGCTCACTCTCGGATTGGTCGTCTACTGCCTCGGCGCACTCGTATCCGTTACGGCACCCGTGCTCGTGTTCTTCATCGTCGGACGAATACTTCAAGGGGCAGCCGGCGGGACGCTGGCAACCTTGAGTCTTGGAGCGGTGGCCCGGACTGTGCCCGAGCACCTCCGCAGCCGCGT comes from the Streptomyces sp. TS71-3 genome and includes:
- a CDS encoding alpha/beta fold hydrolase codes for the protein MPFVATKDGTQIFYKEWGSGQPVVFSHGWPLNGDAWDPQLMMVAENGYRAIAHDRRGGGRSSQTWEGNDLDTYADDLAQLIEALDLHDVILVGHSTGGGEVTRYIGRHGSDRVAKTVLLSAIPPLMLKTDDNPDGLPIDVFDDIRNGILTDRSQFYEDLSANFFGANRSGSHVSQGIRDAFWRWSMEVGMKSAYDCVKAFSETDLTEDLRDFDMPTLIVHGDDDQIVPIVAAGNKSSGIVKDVDYKVYPGAPHGLTMVPPFADRFNTDLMAFIQA